From the Cryptomeria japonica chromosome 2, Sugi_1.0, whole genome shotgun sequence genome, one window contains:
- the LOC131049898 gene encoding LEAF RUST 10 DISEASE-RESISTANCE LOCUS RECEPTOR-LIKE PROTEIN KINASE-like 2.3 — MKMKMEGLLPLHLCHSQYASLYPLRFLFLVFTISITCLASSSRACPGFTCGHFHFPYPFGEVNSGCGDPALQLECDREVNMALINISGYQYYLWDVPELWKERQLKIIEKKSWTEGCNPLVRKHTTEILSSSLRFNITDDYRNLTLWEGCPPETIEDKLVYPLQCNHSWYVNLTADLSFCSKCKSNVTFPVSEEGLEIAELEEILHTGFRIQLKPNEICTDCEDKGGLCGYDINSRTETTEIYCHGSKSKSQTLKIVLGGVIGTVALLLMGALLLFLNRKRCLPTYSQNPDLSNVERFLQDYVHQMPCRYSYPQLMKITNNFAHKVGEGGFGVVYKGKLSTGDLVAVKILDQSRRCENQFMNEVATIGRIHHVHLVRLMGYCFEEHRNALVYEYMANGSLDNFIFAGREKEQILNWAQLYSIALGAARGIAYLHQDCDNRIIHFDIKPHNILLDEEFTPKVADFGLAKLCGKKEDHISMTAARGTPGYAAPEVWNRNLGHVTEKSDVYSIGMVLLEIVGGRKNVDVQASRSSQLYFPEWAFKLMENGQLQRELRGSGKAEIECEEKEKAIRLAKVGLWCIQYNSRDRPSMSRVVQMLEGNGDDVSNPPLPFNSTIRAALSIHSSEESYV, encoded by the exons ATGAAGATGAAAATGGAAGGCCTGCTGCCTCTTCATCTTTGCCATTCTCAGTATGCCAGTCTATACCCGCTGCGCTTCCTCTTTCTAGTCTTCACAATATCCATAACATGTCTCGCTTCTTCATCTCGAGCTTGTCCAGGCTTTACATGCGGGCACTTTCATTTTCCATATCCTTTTGGGGAGGTGAACAGCGGCTGTGGTGACCCTGCACTTCAGCTTGAATGTGATCGTGAGGTGAATATGGCTCTAATTAATATTAGTGGCTATCAATACTACTTATGGGATGTCCCAGAATTATGGAAAGAGCgtcaattgaaaataattgagaaaaaatCTTGGACGGAGGGATGCAATCCATTGGTGAGGAAGCATACAACAGAAATCTTGTCTTCTAGCCTTCGATTTAATATTACCGATGACTACAGGAATTTAACTCTATGGGAGGGATGCCCTCCTGAAACAATTGAGGATAAACTAGTGTATCCCTTACAATGTAATCATAGCTGGTACGTCAATTTGACGGCAGACTTGAGTTTTTGTAGTAAGTGTAAGTCGAATGTTACATTCCCAGTTTCAGAAGAGGGCTTAGAAATTGCTGAACTCGAAGAAATTCTACATACAGGATTCCGAATTCAATTGAAGCCCAACGAAATATGCACGGATTGCGAGGATAAAGGTGGGCTTTGTGGGTATGACATCAATTCGCGGACGGAGACGACAGAAATTTATTGCCATGGGAGTAAAA GCAAGTCCCAAACATTGAAAATTGTTCTAG GTGGTGTCATTGGAACCGTTGCATTGTTACTGATGGGGGCATTACTTCTGTTCCTTAATCGGAAGAGGTGTTTACCCACTTACTCTCAGAATCCCGATCTTTCTAACGTGGAGAGATTCCTGCAAGATTATGTTCATCAAATGCCATGTAGATATTCATACCCTCAGCTCATGAAGATCACCAATAACTTTGCACACAAAGTAGGGGAAGGAGGTTTTGGTGTGGTCTATAAAGGAAAGCTTTCTACTGGCGATCTGGTGGCCGTCAAAATACTTGATCAGTCAAGGCGCTGTGAGAATCAATTCATGAATGAAGTAGCAACCATCGGAAGGATCCATCATGTTCATTTGGTTCGTCTGATGGGATATTGCTTCGAAGAACATAGAAACGCTTTGGTGTATGAGTACATGGCTAATGGATCTCTAGACAATTTTATATTTGCAGGAAGAGAGAAGGAACAAATCCTAAATTGGGCGCAGTTGTATTCAATTGCCTTGGGTGCGGCTCGCGGAATAGCCTATTTACACCAAGATTGTGACAACCGTATCATTCATTTTGACATAAAACCCCACAACATATTACTGGATGAAGAGTTCACACCAAAGGTAGCTGATTTTGGTCTGGCTAAACTTTGTGGGAAGAAAGAGGATCATATATCAATGACAGCCGCAAGAGGAACGCCAGGATATGCTGCTCCAGAGGTGTGGAATAGAAATTTGGGACATGTTACGGAAAAATCAGATGTTTACAGTATTGGAATGGTATTATTGgagattgttggaggaaggaaGAATGTTGATGTGCAGGCAAGCCGGTCCAGTCAATTGTATTTTCCGGAGTGGGCATTCAAGTTGATGGAGAATGGGCAGTTGCAGAGGGAGTTAAGAGGAAGTGGTAAAGCGGAAATAGAATGTGAAGAGAAGGAGAAAGCAATAAGACTGGCCAAAGTAGGACTATGGTGCATCCAGTACAACTCCAGAGATCGACCGAGCATGAGTAGAGTGGTTCAAATGTTGGAAGGAAATGGTGATGATGTAAGCAATCCTCCCCTGCCTTTCAATTCAACAATTAGGGCTGCACTTTCAATACATTCAAGTGAAGAGTCTTATGTGTAA